The Elusimicrobiota bacterium genome contains a region encoding:
- the cbiB gene encoding adenosylcobinamide-phosphate synthase CbiB, whose product MTIFMVSFAYVLDLIFGDPRWFPHPVKIIGSFIKQLEILLYKYKTKKLSGSILVIIVISTSFLITWLLIKTCSTINIYLGVALQIMFIYTTLSIKDLKLETMQVYYTLKQDNIDSARKNLAMIVGRDTKNLDRREIIRATVETIAENTVDGIISPLFYAFIGGAPLAVAYKAVNTLDSTIGYKTEKYIDFGFAASRLDDIANFIPARISILLLPIACLLAGKNAKKCLQIILRDRNRNPSPNSGIPEAAIAGALGVQLGGLNSYNSVAVMKPFLGDNINPLEKKHIKEAIKIAYICSALTLILGMILCLTIKHLTGQEVN is encoded by the coding sequence ATGACAATATTTATGGTTTCGTTTGCTTATGTACTTGACTTAATTTTTGGTGATCCAAGATGGTTTCCTCATCCAGTGAAAATCATCGGAAGCTTTATCAAACAACTTGAAATATTGCTATACAAATACAAAACCAAGAAACTATCAGGAAGTATTTTAGTGATTATTGTTATTTCTACAAGTTTTTTAATCACCTGGCTTTTAATAAAAACTTGTTCAACTATCAATATCTATCTTGGAGTTGCTTTGCAAATTATGTTTATCTATACTACTCTGTCAATAAAGGATTTGAAATTAGAAACTATGCAGGTTTATTACACATTAAAGCAAGACAATATTGATTCTGCAAGGAAAAATTTAGCTATGATTGTCGGTCGAGATACAAAAAATTTAGATAGAAGAGAAATCATTCGTGCAACTGTAGAGACAATTGCTGAAAATACCGTTGACGGAATTATCTCTCCACTGTTTTATGCATTCATCGGTGGTGCACCGTTGGCAGTTGCTTACAAAGCAGTAAATACTCTCGATTCGACCATAGGTTACAAAACTGAAAAATACATTGACTTTGGTTTTGCTGCATCGCGATTAGACGATATTGCAAATTTTATTCCAGCAAGAATCTCAATACTGCTTTTACCAATAGCATGTTTGCTTGCAGGTAAAAATGCTAAAAAATGTTTACAAATAATATTACGTGATAGAAATAGAAATCCAAGTCCTAACAGTGGAATACCCGAAGCAGCAATTGCAGGTGCATTAGGCGTTCAATTGGGTGGGTTGAATTCTTATAACTCAGTTGCTGTGATGAAACCATTTCTCGGAGATAATATAAATCCTTTAGAAAAAAAGCATATAAAAGAAGCAATAAAAATTGCTTATATTTGCTCGGCATTGACACTGATTTTAGGAATGATTTTATGTTTGACGATAAAACACTTGACAGGTCAAGAAGTAAACTAA
- a CDS encoding diphthine--ammonia ligase: MRKRTKAFVSWSGGKETSLACYRAIKKNFEVKYLLNMVSEDGMYSRSHGISSDLLRAQALSLGIPIVQRKTTWKDYEEEFKKAISDFKKEDIQIGIFGDIDLQEHRDWVERVCGKMGIKPILPLWKEKREKLLKEFIQSGFKAIIVATNSNFLGKEWLGREINEEFVADLKNLSDIDLCGEKGEYHTFVHNGPVFKRVLKIRQGKKVLRDSHWFLNLKLRIKSITCALVFLCSCALIAQSYPQRIISLGPSVTKSLYLLGVEDKLIANTIYCNNPPESKNKEKIGTAVEVNIEKIFNLKPDLVLAISLTSSTAKEKLKNLGLKVVTYTTPRDFNDLCNQFLELGELIGKKREAKKIVKSAKIKVASIKKKIQKLLKPKVLVQVGAKPLIVATGSYFINDFIELAGGINIAKEEKTGLYSREQVVKENPDVIIILTMGIAGEEEQQIWQKYKTINAVKNNRVNIVDADKISSPTPVSFVEVLEELVCILHPKQK, from the coding sequence ATGAGAAAAAGAACAAAAGCATTTGTTTCTTGGAGTGGTGGAAAAGAAACCTCTTTAGCCTGCTATAGAGCAATAAAAAAGAATTTTGAGGTTAAATATCTTTTGAATATGGTATCAGAGGATGGGATGTATTCTCGCTCTCACGGAATCAGTTCAGATTTATTGAGAGCACAAGCTTTAAGCTTAGGGATTCCTATTGTTCAGAGAAAGACTACATGGAAAGACTATGAGGAAGAATTCAAAAAGGCAATCTCAGATTTTAAGAAAGAGGATATCCAAATAGGTATATTTGGAGATATTGACCTTCAAGAACACAGGGATTGGGTAGAAAGGGTCTGTGGAAAGATGGGCATAAAACCCATTTTGCCATTGTGGAAAGAAAAACGGGAAAAATTACTAAAAGAATTTATTCAATCAGGATTTAAGGCGATTATCGTTGCTACAAATTCAAATTTTTTAGGAAAAGAATGGCTGGGCAGGGAAATTAATGAAGAGTTTGTCGCTGACTTGAAAAATTTAAGCGACATTGATTTATGCGGTGAGAAAGGTGAATATCATACATTTGTTCATAACGGTCCTGTTTTTAAGAGAGTGTTAAAAATTAGGCAAGGTAAAAAAGTGCTAAGAGATTCTCATTGGTTTCTGAATCTAAAATTAAGAATAAAATCTATTACTTGTGCTCTTGTGTTCTTGTGTTCTTGTGCTCTTATCGCTCAAAGTTATCCGCAACGGATTATCTCTTTAGGTCCGTCTGTTACTAAGTCACTATATCTTTTAGGTGTAGAGGATAAGTTGATTGCCAACACCATATATTGCAATAACCCACCGGAATCTAAAAACAAAGAAAAAATTGGAACCGCAGTAGAGGTAAATATAGAAAAGATATTTAATCTTAAGCCCGATCTGGTTCTGGCAATTTCTTTGACTTCATCTACCGCAAAAGAAAAATTAAAAAACCTGGGGCTAAAAGTAGTTACATATACTACACCGCGTGATTTTAATGATTTATGTAACCAGTTTTTAGAATTGGGCGAACTTATCGGCAAGAAAAGAGAGGCAAAAAAAATCGTAAAAAGTGCAAAAATTAAAGTGGCTTCTATCAAGAAAAAAATTCAAAAATTGCTTAAACCAAAAGTGCTTGTTCAGGTAGGTGCGAAACCGTTGATTGTAGCAACTGGCAGTTATTTCATAAACGATTTTATTGAACTTGCTGGTGGAATAAATATCGCTAAAGAAGAAAAAACAGGTCTCTATTCAAGAGAGCAGGTAGTAAAAGAGAATCCGGATGTAATAATTATTCTGACAATGGGTATTGCAGGCGAAGAAGAACAACAAATATGGCAAAAATATAAGACAATAAATGCAGTAAAAAACAATAGAGTCAATATAGTTGATGCTGATAAAATTTCCAGTCCCACACCTGTAAGTTTTGTTGAGGTATTAGAAGAATTGGTTTGTATTTTACATCCAAAACAAAAATGA